In a genomic window of Cyanobacteria bacterium FACHB-DQ100:
- a CDS encoding MBL fold metallo-hydrolase encodes MRIHHLNCGCMCPVGGALFDGFSRGLTSHLVCHCLLIETNQGLVLIDTGFGLRDIQAPSHRLSPFFIAFNNIQFDRKYSAIDQIEKLGFSPQDVRHIVLTHLDFDHAGGLEDFPNATVHVMQSEIEAVRNREGFIARRRYRPEQWDEVKSWKFYTANGEPWFGFEAVRELEGLPPEILFIPLVGHTPGHAGVAIETSDGWLLHAGDAYFYRDEMKPNPKCTPGLKAYQWMMEVDRNARLLNQDRLRKLSLNHGDEVRLFCSHDAIEYKTFAEQRSLNLSAS; translated from the coding sequence ATGCGAATTCATCATCTAAACTGTGGCTGTATGTGTCCGGTGGGTGGAGCCTTGTTCGATGGCTTCAGTCGAGGCTTGACTTCCCATCTTGTCTGTCACTGTTTGCTGATTGAAACAAATCAAGGACTTGTTCTAATCGATACGGGCTTTGGGTTGCGCGATATTCAAGCTCCCTCACATCGGCTGAGTCCGTTTTTTATTGCATTTAATAACATTCAATTCGATCGTAAATACAGTGCGATCGACCAAATCGAAAAGCTGGGATTCTCGCCTCAAGATGTCCGTCATATTGTTCTGACTCATCTCGACTTTGATCATGCAGGAGGTCTAGAAGACTTTCCTAACGCAACAGTTCATGTCATGCAGAGTGAGATTGAGGCGGTACGGAATCGGGAAGGCTTTATTGCGCGTCGCCGCTATCGTCCGGAACAATGGGATGAGGTTAAGTCCTGGAAATTCTACACAGCAAATGGTGAACCTTGGTTCGGATTTGAAGCCGTGCGAGAGCTAGAGGGATTACCGCCGGAAATTTTGTTTATTCCGCTCGTTGGACATACACCTGGTCACGCAGGGGTCGCGATCGAAACCTCCGACGGTTGGCTCCTACATGCGGGAGATGCTTACTTCTATCGCGACGAGATGAAACCGAATCCGAAATGCACACCGGGATTAAAAGCATATCAATGGATGATGGAAGTCGATCGCAATGCCAGATTGCTCAATCAAGATCGTCTCCGCAAACTATCCCTGAATCATGGCGACGAGGTTCGCCTATTTTGCAGCCATGATGCGATCGAGTACAAGACCTTTGCAGAACAACGATCGCTAAACCTGAGTGCAAGTTAA
- the wcaF gene encoding colanic acid biosynthesis acetyltransferase WcaF: MMPIRESPIDIHAPSLVDLRDYDQSWFDRGRPGWYVLFWWLVQAIVFPITPHPLNSLRCLVLRWFGAKIGQGVLIRPTARFTYPWKVEIGDYSWIGDDVVLYSLDRISIGNHCVISQKSYLCTGSHNVSDSAFKLETRPIEIGHGVWIATDCFIAPGVQIGSNAVIGARSTVLKSMPTQSVCWGSPCRSQYLRQINFASEESQ, encoded by the coding sequence ATGATGCCGATTCGAGAGTCTCCGATCGACATTCACGCTCCCTCACTGGTTGATCTACGCGATTATGATCAGTCCTGGTTTGATCGAGGTCGTCCAGGTTGGTATGTTTTGTTCTGGTGGCTGGTGCAAGCGATCGTCTTTCCCATAACTCCCCATCCGCTCAATTCGCTTCGATGTTTGGTGCTGCGATGGTTTGGAGCCAAGATCGGTCAAGGCGTTTTAATTCGCCCAACTGCGCGATTCACTTATCCCTGGAAAGTCGAAATCGGCGATTACAGTTGGATTGGTGATGATGTTGTACTTTACAGTCTCGATCGTATCTCAATTGGAAATCACTGTGTTATTTCCCAAAAAAGCTATCTATGTACAGGAAGTCATAATGTCAGCGATTCAGCGTTTAAGTTAGAGACCCGTCCGATCGAGATCGGTCACGGGGTTTGGATTGCGACAGATTGCTTTATCGCGCCTGGGGTGCAGATTGGTTCAAACGCAGTGATCGGAGCGCGGAGTACCGTGCTGAAGTCGATGCCGACTCAATCCGTTTGCTGGGGATCTCCTTGTCGATCGCAGTATCTAAGGCAAATAAATTTTGCAAGCGAGGAATCGCAGTAG
- the rbfA gene encoding 30S ribosome-binding factor RbfA, with protein MATDRRMARVAESIRREVSQMLLNGIKDDRVGTGMVSVTDVDVSGDLQHAKIFVSIYGDEEAKAETMAGLKSATGYVRSELGQRIRLRRTPEVIFIEDRSLERGDKVLGLINRLSQERKEFPDEDVSPES; from the coding sequence ATGGCGACAGATCGAAGAATGGCTCGTGTCGCAGAATCTATCCGGCGCGAAGTGAGTCAAATGCTGTTGAATGGCATCAAAGACGATCGCGTAGGAACCGGAATGGTGAGCGTCACCGATGTGGATGTATCCGGGGATTTGCAGCACGCCAAAATCTTTGTCAGCATCTACGGTGACGAAGAAGCCAAAGCCGAAACGATGGCAGGCTTAAAGTCCGCGACAGGCTATGTTCGCAGCGAATTAGGACAGCGAATCCGCTTACGGAGAACGCCTGAAGTTATCTTTATTGAGGATCGATCGCTAGAGCGGGGTGATAAAGTTCTAGGGTTAATCAATCGCCTCAGCCAAGAGCGCAAAGAGTTCCCCGATGAAGACGTTTCTCCCGAATCTTGA
- a CDS encoding glycosyltransferase family 2 protein, which produces MTLSKLPVSVLIPARNEEANLPACLESVARADEVFVVDSQSSDRSVAIAESYGATVVQFHFNGRWPKKKNWSLDNLPFRNEWVLIVDCDERITPELWDEIAAAIQNPEFEGYYLNRKVFFLGQWIRHGGKYPDWNLRLFQHKKGRYENLSTEAIRNTGDNEVHEHVVLSGKVGYLKNDMLHIDFKDLYHWLERHNRYSNWEAKVYLNLLTGQGEDGTIGANLLGDSVQRKRFLKRIWVRLPFKPTLRFLLAYVFRLGFLDGKAGYIYARLLSQYEFQIGVKLFELQQFGGTLNTPQPVKPSIVQPES; this is translated from the coding sequence ATGACCCTTTCAAAACTTCCCGTTTCAGTTCTGATTCCTGCTCGTAATGAAGAAGCAAATTTGCCTGCTTGTCTCGAAAGTGTCGCCAGAGCAGATGAAGTCTTCGTTGTTGATTCACAAAGTAGCGATCGCTCCGTTGCAATTGCAGAAAGCTATGGGGCAACAGTTGTTCAGTTTCACTTTAATGGACGCTGGCCCAAGAAGAAGAATTGGTCACTGGACAACTTACCGTTTCGCAACGAATGGGTGTTAATTGTTGATTGTGATGAGCGAATTACGCCGGAATTGTGGGATGAGATCGCAGCAGCAATTCAGAACCCGGAGTTTGAGGGATATTATCTCAATCGCAAAGTGTTCTTTTTGGGGCAATGGATTCGGCATGGTGGCAAGTATCCAGACTGGAACCTGAGATTGTTTCAACATAAAAAAGGACGTTATGAAAATCTCAGTACCGAAGCCATTCGGAACACCGGAGATAACGAAGTTCATGAACACGTTGTGCTATCCGGCAAAGTCGGGTATCTGAAAAACGATATGCTGCACATCGACTTCAAAGATCTGTATCACTGGCTAGAACGGCATAATCGCTACTCGAACTGGGAAGCGAAAGTGTATCTCAACTTGCTCACAGGTCAGGGGGAAGATGGCACGATCGGGGCAAATTTGCTTGGAGATTCGGTGCAGCGCAAGCGCTTTTTGAAGCGAATTTGGGTGAGATTACCGTTTAAGCCGACATTGCGGTTTTTGTTGGCTTATGTGTTTCGGCTGGGATTTCTAGATGGAAAAGCGGGGTATATCTATGCACGGTTACTCAGCCAGTATGAGTTTCAAATTGGCGTGAAGTTGTTTGAGTTGCAGCAGTTTGGCGGGACGCTGAACACCCCACAGCCAGTTAAACCTTCGATCGTACAGCCAGAATCATGA
- a CDS encoding DUF751 family protein, translating to MIQDLWNTVSKYPKFVIGVILGIFLNAAAPLVPLFKRPVTAIALVGVLVGGLAFVSFTLKAMLGLDPL from the coding sequence ATGATTCAAGACCTTTGGAACACCGTTTCTAAATACCCCAAGTTTGTAATCGGTGTCATTCTTGGCATATTCCTGAATGCTGCTGCGCCGCTCGTGCCGCTGTTCAAACGCCCTGTAACCGCGATCGCGCTGGTTGGTGTTCTTGTCGGTGGACTTGCCTTTGTTTCTTTCACCCTCAAAGCAATGCTCGGTTTAGATCCGCTTTAA
- a CDS encoding DNA adenine methylase yields the protein MITQVQSPGLPRPFIKWAGGKNQLISQYVSYFPKRYQNYYEPFVGGGAIFFHLQPATSLLIDINLELVNVYRCVRDQVEELIDRLEQHHQQHCPEHYYQVRAQITASDDWFYAGNNVDRAARLIYLNKTCFNGLYRENSKGHFNVPIGSYKKPGIYDPEVLRADSIALSNAQIEPGSFDQVLQYACSSEDFVYFDPPYYPISPTSNFTAYNRYSFSEDQQVQLRDVMTELSDRGVKVMLSNSDCPFIREVYKEFNIHTIYATRNINCNAEKRGKITEVLVTNY from the coding sequence ATGATTACTCAAGTACAGTCCCCAGGGTTACCACGCCCATTTATTAAGTGGGCAGGCGGAAAAAACCAGCTAATTTCGCAGTACGTTTCCTATTTCCCGAAACGTTACCAGAATTACTATGAGCCGTTTGTCGGAGGTGGAGCAATTTTCTTTCATCTCCAGCCCGCAACATCATTATTGATTGATATTAATCTTGAGCTAGTCAATGTCTATCGGTGTGTGCGCGATCAGGTGGAAGAGTTGATCGATCGCTTAGAGCAACATCATCAGCAACATTGCCCAGAGCATTACTACCAAGTCCGCGCTCAAATCACCGCCTCAGACGATTGGTTTTATGCCGGTAATAATGTCGATCGCGCTGCAAGACTGATTTATCTGAATAAAACTTGCTTTAACGGACTGTACCGTGAGAACTCCAAAGGGCATTTTAATGTGCCGATCGGCAGTTACAAAAAGCCTGGGATTTATGATCCAGAGGTGCTTCGAGCGGACTCGATCGCGCTATCGAACGCGCAAATTGAACCTGGATCATTTGATCAAGTGCTGCAATATGCTTGTAGTTCAGAAGACTTTGTTTACTTTGATCCACCTTACTATCCGATTAGCCCAACCAGTAACTTCACTGCTTACAATCGCTATTCGTTCAGCGAAGATCAGCAGGTGCAATTGCGCGATGTGATGACAGAGTTAAGCGATCGAGGCGTAAAGGTGATGCTCTCAAACTCCGATTGTCCGTTTATTCGTGAGGTGTACAAAGAATTCAACATTCACACCATTTATGCAACCCGCAATATTAACTGCAATGCAGAAAAACGCGGCAAGATCACAGAAGTCTTGGTGACAAATTACTGA